The sequence CGACGTTGAGATGGGTGTAGGCCGCGGTGAGGTCGAAGCTGGGTGTGAGCGCCAGTTTGGCCTCGAGCTCCAGCCCCTTGGATTCGATCTGTCCGGTGGCCGCCAGGACTGCGATGTTGTCGGGGTTGGTGCGCAGGACATTGTCCTGCTTGATGTCGAACACAGCGCCGGTCAACAGCAGTGGAACATTCGGCATCTGATACTTGACGCCGACTTCCGTTTGCTCCCCGGTGGTCGGCTTGAAGGCGGCTCCCGTCACGTCGACGCCCGTTTGCGGGCTGAACGAGGTGGCGTAGCTGACATAGGGTGCAACGCCGTTGTCGAACACATAGCTCAGGCCCGCGCGACCGGTGAAGGCCGACGGCTTCTGGGTGTCCGGGGTCCCGTCCAGGGTGGTCGTGGTGCTCTGCGAGACCCAGCTCTGGCGCCCGTTGAGCGTCAGGATGAATCCGCCGAGCCTGGCCTGCTCCTGCGCGTAGACTCCGATCTCGTTGGTCGACTGCTTGGTGAAAATCGAGAATGCCGGCGTGGCGATCGCCTGCGTGCCGTAGTTCATGGTCGCAAGATTGAGATCGGGCGCCGGCCCGTACCCGATCTTGTCGTCGTAACGGGAATTGCTGTAGTCGACGCCGAACAGAACGGTGTTCTTGACCGCGCCGAGCATGAACTTGGCTTCGGCCTGGTTGTCGAGCGTGGCGGTCTTGAAATTGTCGAGAATTCGCCAGGCCGAACGCGTCGCGGTCCGGGTCGCGAAGTCGAGGGTATCGATCTGGGTGTACTTCGCGTCGGTGTTGACCTGATAGAACCGGAAATTCTGCCGGACGGTCCAGGTGTCGTTGACGTTGTGCTCGAACGCGTAGCCGACGCGGAACTGCTTCTGGTCCATCGCGCTGAACGCCGGATCGTTCGAGTAGATGTTGGTCAGCTTGCCATCAACCGTGCGCGCGTTGCCGATGCTCGCAGCGGTGCGGCTGGTCTGATACTCGCCGAGGATCGTGAAGGTCGTATCGAGGTTCGGTTTCCAGGTCAGGGCCGGCGCGATATAGGCGCGATCGTCATCATTGCCGGGAAACCAGGTTTTTGCGTCGCGCAACAGGCCCGTCAGCCGGTAATACAACTGGTCGCTGCCGGGGACCGGGCCGCCGACGTCGAAGGCGCCCTGGTAGCGATCGTAATTGCCGGCCTGCAATTGCACCTCGCCGAACGCCGTCTGCGGCGGCCGCTTCGTCGTGACGTCGACGATGCCGCCGGGGGAGCCGAGGCCATAAAGGCCGGAGGCCGGGCCGCGGAGGATAGATACGCTCTCGATTCCATAGGGCTCGATCTTGGGAATGGCGAAATTGCCGCCGCCCTGCCGCAGGCCGTCGCGATAGATGCCGGTATAGGTCACGTCGAAGCCGCGGATGGAAAAGGCGTCGAAGCGCGGATCGTAACCGAATGCCGCGGTCGTGACGCCGGGTGTGTAGTTCACGGCGTCCTTCAGCGTCTGGACGTTGCGATCTTCGAGCTCCTTCTTCGTCACGACGGAGAGCGACTGCGGCGTCTCGATCAGCGGCGTGTTGGTCTTGGTGCCTGCAGTGCCGCTGGTCGCGACGTAGCCGATCGTCGTACCAGTCGCGCCTCCAGCCGCCTGCGGTGCGCGTTTCTGATCGGCTGCCAAATTGCCGCGCCGATTCGTCGTGGCCGCGCGTTGCGACCGCGTGCGCTGATTGGAAGCGGTGCTGTTGCGCGTCTTCGGCGCGCTCGGCGCTTCGACGGTGACCGGTGGCAGGTTGCTGTTCTGGGCCTGTGCCCGGGAAGCCAGGACGTCAACAGATACGAAAACGATCGAACCGAACATCGTGGCGTTGATCGCTGCTGCGCTTCCAAACCAACGAAGTTTCCTCTCCGACAAAGCAACGCCCACCAATGATGATCCCCAATTGCGCCGAACTGATTCACGCGAACGCGCGCAGCTGTGTGCTGATGCGCGTCGAGCGATGCGGACTTCTATGGGTGAAGCGATCGGAATTCCACACGCGCAAAATAGAATTGCTTGAAGTTGCGATGAGCGGATTTGGAATGGTTCGAGAGCAGTGTGGAGAACGTCAAGCCGCGTGCGGCAGATGCGCACACGCGCACGTCATCTCCGCTCGCGCGCGATTGCCAGAGGACGACCGACGCAATACCGATGGAAGCAACGAATTGACTGTCGTTTCGCTCATCGAGACGATGAGCAGAGTTTCCGTAAGCCGGTCACCACGAGATCGGGATTCTCTGCACGAACCCGCCCAGATCCGAGCCCGGGCTCAGTGGCTGGCGATCGAGCGGTCGGTTGTTGTTCTCGCGTGCGAACGAGATGCCGGGCGGGAAGGCGTAGTCGCTGAACTTGCGCTCGCCGGGGAGCAACTCGGTCCCTCCATCCAGCCAGGACCGCTTGCTGACATAGATGCGCGTGTGCGGGCCGGACTGATAGGAGTGGTTGGGGCCGCGCGGACCGTACTCATAGACCGCATTTTGTGTCGTCTGTCGTTGATCGCGCTTGCCGGTCGTCCCGGCATGAGCGGCCAAGGTCGAGGCGAGGAGGGCGACCAGCACCGTTCTGGTCATGACAAGCGCGTTCATCGACGAATACCCATGCGAGTTCCTGATGTCGTGGCCTCTCGCACCGGCTTAAACCTCTGTAAAGAATCCGAGCGTTGCGCGATGTTGCTGAAGGTCTGCATGGGCAAGCCGTATGCGCAGCGGGCTCCATGCCATTCGGTCACCGCCGCAGGCCCGCGCGATCGTCACGGCTGCTGCTTTTGCGTGCTGATCCGCCAATCAAATTGAACGACCGGAAACAATGCAGAAATCACAAAGCCACACCGCGGCCACAGCCGTCTCGTTTCAGAGCAGGCTAGGTGCTCTTGAGGTGTGGAATGTCGTTTTTGCGGCCCTGGCTGATCGCGGTGGTGATGTGCGGTATGTCGATTGCGAGTGCGGGTCCTGTCGCGCTGTTGCCGCAGCCGGCGGCCGCGCAGGCGGTGGAGACGATCGTCGTCGAGGGCAATCGCCGCGTCGAGGCCGAGACCGTGCGCTCCTATTTCAAGCCCGGCCCGGGGGGGCGCCTTGACCAGCCGGCGATCGACGACGGCCTCAAGGCGTTGATCGCGACGGGCTTGTTCCAGGACGTGAAGATCAACCAGGCCGGCGGTCGCATCGTCGTGTCGGTGGTCGAGAATGCCGTGATCGGGCGCATCGCCTTCGAGGGCAACAAGAAGATCAAGGACGAGCAGCTGTCGGCCGAGATCCAGTCCAAGGCGCGCGGGACCTTCTCGCGGGCGCTGGTGCAGTCCGACACGCTGCGAATCGCCGAGATCTACCGCCGCTCCGGCCGCTACGACGTGCGCGTCACGCCCGAGATCATCGACCAGCCGAGCAACCGCGTCGATCTCATCTTCACGATCGTGGAAGGCGTCAAGACCGGGGTGAGGTCGGTCGAGTTCATCGGCAACAGCGCCTACTCGGCCGCGCGCCTGCGCGACGTGATCAAGACACATGAGAGCAATCTGCTCAGCTTCCTCGGCAACAACGACATCTACGACCCCGACCGCATCGAGGCCGATCGCGACCTGATCCGCCGCTTCTATCTCAAGAACGGCTTCGCCGACGCCCAGGTCGTGGCCGCGCTCACCGAATACGATCCGGAGAAGAAGGGTTTCAACGTCACCTTCAAGATCGAGGAGGGCCAGCAATACCGCGTCGGTTCGGTCGATTTCCGCTCCAGCATCGCCAATTTCGACGCGAGCGCGATGCGCTCCTATTCACGCGTCGGTGCCGGCTCGCTCTACAACGTGGAATCGGTCGAGAAGTCGACCGAGGAGATGCAGATCGAGGCCTCGCGTCGCGGCTACGCCTTCGCCGTGGTGCGGCCGAGCGGCGACCGCAACTTCGAGGCGCACACCGTGTCCGTCGTGTTCAACATCGACGAAGGCCCGCGCACCTATATCGAGCGCATCAATCTGCGCGGCAACACGCGCACGCGGGATTACGTCATCCGCCGCGAGTTCGACATCGCGGAAGGAGATGCCTACAACCGCGCGCTGGTCGACCGCGCCGAGCGTCGGCTGAAGAATCTCGACTACTTCAAGAGCGTCAAGATCGTCACCGAGCCGGGCTCCTCCAGCGACCGCGTCATCCTGGTCGTCGACATGGAGGAGAAGTCGACCGGCGACTTCTCGATCTCCGGCGGCTATTCCACGACCGACGGCGCGCTGGCCGAGGTCTCGGTCTCCGAACGCAACCTGCTCGGCAAGGGCCTCTATGCCAAGGCGTCCGTCAGCTACGGCCAGTATTCGCGTGGCATCTCGCTGTCCTTCGTCGAGCCGTATCTGCTCGACTACCGGCTGGCGCTCGGATTCGACACCTATTGGCGCCAACAATTGTCTAACAGCTATACAAGCTACGGCGTGACGACGCTGGGCTTCTCGCCGCGCCTGGGCTTTGCGCTGCGCGAGGATCTCTCGCTGCAGCTCCGTTACTCGCTCTATCAGCAGAGCATCACGCTCGCCAGCGCGTACAACAACTGCAACAACAATGCGTCGAATACGTCGTTGGCCTACAACCCGACGCCGGCCTACATCAAGAATGTTCTGGGCGGCGTGGACCCGACCAATGCCACGGATTCCGGCGTCTACGGTTATGGCTGCTACGGCGATGGCGAGTCGAGCCTGCCGGTCCGGAAGGAACTGGCGAACGGCGCGACCTGGACGTCGGCGCTCGGCTACACGCTGAACTACAACACGCTCGACAACACCAAGAACCCCACGGACGGCTTGCTGATCGACTTCCGTCAGGATTTCGCCGGTGTGGGCGGCGACGTCACCTATCTCAAGACTGCGGTGGACACCAAATACTACACGCCGCTGGTGTCCGAGATCGTCAACGTGATCCACCTGCAGGGCGGCATCCTCAACAAGATCGGCAACAACGATCTGCGCATGCTGGATCACTTCCAGATGGGCCCGAACCTCGTGCGCGGCTTCGCCTCCAACGGCATCGGCCCGCGCGACATCACCTACTATAATTACGGCTCCAACGGTGATGCGCTCGGCGGCACGAAATACTGGGGCGCGTCCATGGAATTGCAGATGCCGTTCTGGTTCCTGCCGAAGGAGGTCGGCCTGAAGGGCGCGGTCTATGCCGATGCCGGCTCGCTCTGGGGCTATCAGGGGCCGACGTCGTGGACCGCCACCGGCGAGGTCAACACCAAGGCCTGTCCGACCTGCGGGCTGCAATATGACGATGGCAACGTGGTGCGCTCGTCGGTCGGCGTCGGCCTGATCTGGGCCTCGCCGTTCGGACCGCTGCGCTTCGACTACGCCGTACCGATCACGAAGGGCAAATACGACATTGTCCAGGAGTTCCGGTTCGGAGGCGGCACCTCCTTCTAGGTCGCGGCGCTGAGGCGGGAAGTCTCGGCATCCGTCGTGCATTTGTGAAAATCTGTGATAGGGCCGGTGCGCGAGTGCGTGGACAGCCCTTGGCGAATGTCCGATAATGTGTCCTGCAAATTGTGGGGCCCTGGGGCCTGCACTTGAGCTTCCACAGAAGGACGATCCCGATGACACAGGCTGGCGCCTACGGGCAGAGGCTTGGACAGTTCCTGCGTTTGAAGGATGCGCCGCCCGCGCTGGTGGCGCGCTCGCTGCGTAGTGCCGAGCTGGCGGTCACCGAGACCCGGAACGACAATCCGGAGCGTGGCCTGTCCGGCTCGCTGTCCGCGGAGGATGCCTTCCTGGTCAGCCTGAAGCTGCACGATTACCCGGATTGCGAGCTCTGGGAGCGCGGCAAATCCGTCATGAGGGCGGACGTTCGCGCCGGTACCACCTACCTCTACGACCTCAAGCGCGATCCGCGCTACGTGATCGACAAGCCGTTCCATTCGCTGTTCTTCTATATTCCACGCTCGGCACTCGACAGCATCGCGGAACAGAGTCATGTACCGCGGGTCGATGATCTCGACTGCCAGGTCGGTGTCGGCCATGATGACGGAATCATCCGCCACATCGGCGCGTCGCTGCAGGAAGGGCTGCGCAGGCCGAACGAGGCCAATCAGCTCTTCATCGACCACATGATGCTCGGTCTCACCGCCCATGTCGCCCAGACCTATGGCGGGCTGCAGCGTAAGTCCGCGCCCGCGCGTGGCGGTCTTGCGCCCTGGCAGGCGAAGCGCGCGTGCGAGCGGCTGGAGGCGGATCTCGGCGGCAAGCTCTCGCTGCAGAAGGTAGCGGCCGAGCTCGATCTCTCGGTCAGCCACTTCTCGCGCGCGTTCCGCATCTCCGTCGGCATGCCACCGCACCAATGGCTGCTGCATCAGCGCGTGAAGGCGGCCAAGCAATTGATGGGCGTCCGCGATCTGCCGCTGTCGGAGATCGCGATGTCGGCCGGCTTCGCCAACCAGAGCCATTTCACGCGCGTATTCTCCTCGATCGCCGGCGTCAGCCCGGCCGTGTGGCGTCGCGAGGCGCTCGGCGCTTCCAGCAGCGAGGCGTGAAGCCGGACGCCTGTCAGCGGCGTTTCGCGAGAGAGATGGTGTAGGCGGCGCGGCGCGCGGCAAAGATCTCGTCCGGCGGGTGGCCGATGCCGTCGGCGAGATTGGCCGGATTGAAGATGGAGGCATCGCAGGCCTGGTCCGGTTCGAAGCCCGTGATCACGATCGTGCCGAGCCGCACCTCCTCGCGATGATCCTCATCCGGCCAGCGTATGGTCACGTCCATGGTGGGGTCGCCCGGGCGGTCGAGCAGCGCCATGACGTTGAAGCGGACATAGCCCGTAGCGATCCGCGCACCCAGATCGTCGCGCAGGAAATCGGCCGGCTTCGTTCTGGCCTCGTCCGCGTTGAGCGTGATCTCGCCGCCGGCCGGAACGACCTTGAATTTGACGAAGCGCGTCTCATTCGCGACATTCGTCGCAGGAAATGAATGCACGCCCCAATAGGTGGTGCCGGCAAGGCTTCCGGGCAGCGGGCGCGCGGCGATGTAGTTCGCCTGATTGAGCGTCTCAGGATTGGCCGCCGAGAACGCCTTCACCTTCGCCATATCAGGCTTGCCATCCGGCCCCGGGATGCGCGCCTCGAGGAAGGCCAGCATCTGGTCGAGCGTTCGTGCAAAATGCACGGGCGCGCTCTCCACGAGGATGTCCGAGCGGTGATCGTCGTCGCCGAGCTTGAAGCTGAAGCCGCGCAGCACCAGATTGTTGGTATCGGCGACGGCAGGGTTACCGCCGCCGACCGAGAAGCGTGCCAGCACGCGCGATGGCCTTGTGAAGCTCTGCGATCGCGTGACTTCTCCCGCCCGGTCCGACGGTGTGTAGGTGCCGCGAACGCACCAGCCCTTGGCAAAGCTGGCGCGGACCTTCGGCGGATTGCCGGCGACGGCCTTCAGGGCTTCGACGATGGAGGCGGGCGTTGCGGCGGGGACGTCGGACATGTGAGCCTTCTCGCGTGGGGCGGGCAGGCTAGGCGTTGTGCGAACCGGCGTCTTTCCCAAAGCGATCGGGCCTTGCACGATCCTGCTCAAGGAGCGTTCAAGGTCGAACGAATGTGATTGGTTGCCGTCCTGTCGGCGCGATGCGGAGGACCGCGTCCGGCTAAGCGCTCAGGATGCGCCGGCAGGCATCGACGAAGACCTGCGCGCCGGTGACGATATCGGCATCGGCGGTATTTTCGGTCCAGTGATGGCTGATGCCGCCGATCGACGGCACGAACAGCATGCCGGCCGGCATGACGGTCGCGAGCATCTGCGCATCGTGGCCGGCGCCGCTGGGCATGCGGATGGATCGGCCGCCGGCAACCGCCTTGCTCGCAGCTTCGATCGCGTCCTGAAAGCCCGCGTTCATCATCGCCGGTGCGCCGGTGCGGATTTTATCGACGCTGACGGTGCAGGGGCCTCTCGCGCTGGCCTCGTCCGCCATCGTGCGCAGCAACTGCTCGAGCCGTTCGATGACCGCCGGATTGTCGTCGCGGATCTGGAATAGCATCTCGGCGCCGCCCGGAATGATGCTCGGTGCGCCCGGCTCGAGCGTGATGCGGCCGGTGGTCCAGACCGTGCGCGGACCGCATGCGGCCGGGAAACGTTCGTCGATCGCGACGCAGAATTTTGCCAGCGCGAGGCCGGCATCCTTGCGCACGGCCATGCGCGTGGTGCCGGCGTGGTTCTGCTCGCCGCTGAAATTGATCCGGTATTGCCAGATGCCCACGATCGAGGTCACGACCCCAACCGCAAGATGGCTGCTCTCGAGCGTGTCGCCTTGCTCGATATGCGCTTCCAGATACCCGACGTGCCGGCCCGGCTCGACAGCGACACGTGCGCGCCCCGAGAGACCCATCTCGGCGAGCGCATCGCGCATGGCGCGACCACCGGTGCGATCGCGCGCGGCGTCGATTTCAGCCTCCGTCACTTGCCCCACATAGGAGCGCGAGCCGAGGAAGCTGCCAAAATGTCCTTCCTCGTCGCACCAGGCGGCGACTTCGACGGCGCCCTTCACGGAGGGATCGGCATTGAGCACGCGGGCGGCTTCGAGCGCATAGATGACGCCGAGCGGGCCATCGAGCCAGCCGGCGTAGTTCTGGCTCTCCAGATGCGAGCCGGCAAGAAGCTTCGGTCCAGCCTTCGTGCTCGTCCCCAACACATTGCCGATGCCGTCGATCGTAGCCGAGAGGCCCGCGTCGGGCAGCTTCTGAACCAGCCAGTGCAGCGATTGCCTGTGCGGCTCGGAGAAGGTCGGCTTGTGCACGCCGCTCTTGTAGGCGCCGATGGCGCGAAGTGCGTTGAGGTCGGCGAGGACGCGCTCGCCGTTGGCGCGGGACTGAGTGTCAGGCATGTTCGGCAACCTTCAGCGCCTCGGTGCGGATCTCCTCGACCAGCCGCTCCTTGAGCTGGACGAATTCGGGCGTGGTCTTGATCTTGTACGAGCGTGGATGCGGCAGGTCCACGGTAATCTCGGCCTTGATGCGGCCGGGACGGGCACTCATGACGATGACGCGGCTGCCGAGGAAGATCGCTTCCTCGATGTCGTGGGTCACGAACAGCACGGTCTTCTGGTCGCGCTCCCAGATTCCGAGCAGCATTTCCTGCATCAGGGCGCGGGTCTGGTTGTCCAGCGCGCCGAAGGGCTCGTCGAGCAGCAGGATTTTTGGATCATTGGCGAGCGCGCGTGCGATCGCCGTGCGCTGCTGCATGCCGCCGGAGAGCTGCTTGGGCCAATGGTTCTCGAAGCCGGACAGTCCGACCTGGCGGATGAAGGCATCCGCGATCTTGTTCCGCTCCTGCTCGGACACGCCGCGCTCGCGCAGGCCGAAGGCGATGTTCTCGCGCACGGTCAGCCAGGGGAACAGCGTGTAGGACTGGAACACCATGCCGCGATCGGCGCCCGGCCCGGTCACCTCGCGCCCGTCAAGCGTGACGCGGCCGCCGGTCGGGCGGTCGAGCCCGGCGACGATGCGGAGGAGTGTGGACTTGCCGCAGCCGGACGGGCCGAGGATGGTGACGAAGTCGTTGTTGCCGATGGTGAGGTCGGTCGGCTCCAGCGCCCTGGTCGGCGCGTTGCCGTGGCGGGCGGGGAAGGTGCGCGAGACCTGTTCGATCTTGAGAATGGTCATGCGAGCTTCCACGGGAACAGCCAGGCGTTGAACGCCTTGAACAGGAAGTCGGAGACGAGCCCGATCAATCCGATCACGATGATGCCGAAGATGATCTGGCCGGTATTGAGCAGCGCCTGGCTGTCGGTGATCATGTGGCCGATGCCGGACGATGAGCCGATCAGCTCGGCGACGATGACATAGGTCCAGGCCCAGCCCAGCACCAGCCGCAGGATCTCAGCGATCTCCGGCGCAGAGGAAGGAAGCAGCACACGGCGGATGATGCCGCGGTCCTTGGCGCCCAGCGTGTAGGCCGCCTCGACCAGGTCGCGTCGCGTGGCACCGACGGTCACGGCGACCATCAGGATGACCTGAAACACCGAACCGATGAAGATGACGAGCAGCTTTTGCAACTCGCCGATACCGGCCCAAAGAATCAACAATGGAATGAAGGCGGACGCGGGCAGATACCGCGCGAAGGAGACGAACGGCTCAAGGAAGGCCTCGACCGGCTTGTAGGCGCCCATCAGAACGCCGAGCGGCACCGCGATGATCGCCGCGAGCGCAAAGCCGCCGACGACGCGCCAGATCGTCATGCCGATGTCGAAGACGAAGCCCTGCTTCGTCAGCAGCTCGAAACCTTCCTGCACCATGGTCAGCGGGTTAGCGAGAAAGGTCTTCGACACATGGCCGCCGAAGGTCGCCCAGGACCAGAGGGCAACGAAAAGCACGAAGAACGCGAGGCCAAAGGCCACGCGCTGCCTCGATGTCACGGGATCCAGGGGACGCATCAAACTGTCTATCCGGGTGGTCGATCACGCGCCGGTCCCGCCTCGTGGCGGGACCGGCAGCTCGGTGAAGCTTACTTGATGAAGCTGGCGTCGTAGAGGTCTTCGACCTTCGGCGCGGCCTTGATGATGCCGATCTCGAGCAGGAGCTCGGCAGCGTCCTTATTGAAGGTCAGGAAGTCGCCGGCGAAGAACTTCTGGTTCGCGGCCTTGTCCTGCCAGCGCAGGTACTTTGCCGAGTTACCGAACTGCTCGCCGGTCTGCTTCACGTCCGCGCCCATGATCTCATAGGCCTTGGCCTGGTCCTTGGCGATCATGTCGAGCGCCTCGAAATAGCTGTTGGCAAGCGCCTGCGCGGCCTTCGGGTTCTCGCTCAGGAATTTGGGCGTGCAGCCAAAGGTGTCCATCACGATCGGATAGTCCAGCGTGGTCGCGATGATCTTGCCCTTGTCGGGGGCGGCGCGTACGGTCGACAGATACGGCTCATAGGTCATCGCGGCGTCGTTCTGGCCGGAGACGAAGGCCTGCGCTGCGGCTGCCGGCTCGAGGTTCACGACGGTCACGTCCTTCGTGGTGAGGCCGTTCTTCTTGAGCATCCAGGCCAGTGCGAAATAGGGCGACGTGCCCGGCGCGGACGCTGCGACCGTCTTGCCCTTCAGGTCCTTGATCGCGGCGATGTCGTTGCGCACGGCCATGCCGTCGGCGCCATAGCTCTTGTCGAGCTGGAAGATCTGCTTGGTGGCGACGCCGTTGGCGTTCCAGGAGATCCAGGTCTCGACCGTGGTCGCCGCGCACTGGATGTCGCCGGAGGCGATCGCGAGGTGGCGGTCCTTCTGCGGAATCTTCTTGATGGTGACGTCGAGACCGTTCTTCTTGAAGATGCCGGCTTCCTTCGCCAGCGTCAGCGGCGCGAAGCCGGTCCATCCGGAGATGCCAACGCCGACCTTGACGTCGTCGGCGAGCACGGGAGTGGCGGCCGTAAGCGCAATGATTGTCGCAAATACCTTTGAACTACGCATGTTTGTCGTCCTCTTGCCGATCGATGGATTGACGTCCTGTTGATCCCTATTGGTCCACGCAGACCGTTGCCCGAAGCGTTGCACGAATTGTGCCGACATCGTTCTCTCAGCCTCCCTTGAATCGGGCGACAAGGCGGTGAGAGTCACCGGGATAAAGCAGCCGCACCGCGGTGATGGTGCGCGCGCTGCGCCAGGTGTAGCGGTCGATCACGAGGCATGGCGCGCCGACGGCGATGTCGAGCGCTTCCGCCGTGCGATCGTCCGCGACAATGGCGCTGATCGTATGCTCGGCCTCTGTCCATGGGACATGGTGAAGCAGCCAGGAGCCGGGCGGCTCGCGCGAAAAATCGGCGGTCGCCGCATTCGGCACGGAGGAGAGATCGATCAGCCTGTCCTCGACTGCGAACGGTACCTTGTCGGCGCTGTGGCGGCAGGTGATCGCGACCACCTTGCCGGCCTTCTTGACGCCGAGACGGTCGCGGTCGGCGGCGGTCGCCGCGCGCAGCTTGCGGCCGATCAGCTCGTAGCCGTAAGCGCGGCCGAGCGCGGTGATCTCGGCGCGGATGTCGGCGATCTTGAGCACCGCCGACTGATGCTGAGGCCGGCGCACGAACGAGCCGGCGCGCCGCCGCCGTTCGATCAGGTCGGCCTGCGCGAGCTCCGACAGCGCCTTGTTGACGGTCATGCGCGAACAGCCGTAGCGCGCGACCAGCTCATGCTCGAAGGGAATGCGATGCCCGGGCGGCCACTCGCCGGTCAGGATGCGCTTCTCGATATCGGCGCGGATGCGCTTGTAGAGCGTCGGCTGGTCGGCTGCGTCTGCGGTGAGGCTCATGCAACGAGCCTCCGCATCGCTGTGTTGAAGCGCTCGCGCGCGGCTTGGCGCAGCCTGTGCCGCCCGCCTTCGACCACCTTGTTGCCGCCGGCCCAGACGCAATCGACCGCAGCGCCGCTCGCGGCAAAGATCCAGCCGTCGATGACGGCGTCATGCGTACGTCCTGCGAGCGACGGATGTGCGGCGTCGAGCGTGACGATGTCGGCGCGCGCGCCGGACGCAAGGCCGACCGTTGGCTGCGCCAGCGCCCGCGCGCCGCCGGCAAGCGCATCATCGAACAGCGAGCGCCCGGTCGAGCGACCTGCGCCGCCGGAGAGGACGTTGCGCTGGCGGTGCTTGAGCCGCTGACCGTATTCGAGCTGGCGCAATTCGTCGGCGGCGCCGATCAGCACGTTGGAATCGGTGCCGACGCCGAAACGGCCGCCCGCGTCGAGAAACTCGCGTGCCGCAAAAATGCCGTCGCCGAGGCTTGCTTCCGTGATCGGGCAGAGGCCGGCGACCGCGCCGGTCTTCGCGAATGCCGTCACTTCCTCAGTCGTCATGTGGGTCGCATGAATGAGACACCAGCGCTGATCGACCGGGGCGTGCTCCAGCAGCCATTCCACCGGGCGCCGGGCCGACCAAGCGAGGCAATCCTCGACTTCCTTGACCTGCTCGGCGGCGTGGATATGGATCGGGCCGCCTTCTGCAAGTGGAATGATCGCGGTGAGTTCGTCCGGCGTCACTGCGCGCAAGCTATGCGGCGCGATGCCAATATTGGCGCCCGGCAATGCTGCAATCGTCTTGCGCGAGGCCGCCATCAACGCGTCGAACTGATCGACCGTGCAGATGAAGCGGCGCTGGCCGGCATGCG is a genomic window of Bradyrhizobium sp. CB1717 containing:
- a CDS encoding ABC transporter ATP-binding protein is translated as MTILKIEQVSRTFPARHGNAPTRALEPTDLTIGNNDFVTILGPSGCGKSTLLRIVAGLDRPTGGRVTLDGREVTGPGADRGMVFQSYTLFPWLTVRENIAFGLRERGVSEQERNKIADAFIRQVGLSGFENHWPKQLSGGMQQRTAIARALANDPKILLLDEPFGALDNQTRALMQEMLLGIWERDQKTVLFVTHDIEEAIFLGSRVIVMSARPGRIKAEITVDLPHPRSYKIKTTPEFVQLKERLVEEIRTEALKVAEHA
- the hutC gene encoding histidine utilization repressor, which translates into the protein MSLTADAADQPTLYKRIRADIEKRILTGEWPPGHRIPFEHELVARYGCSRMTVNKALSELAQADLIERRRRAGSFVRRPQHQSAVLKIADIRAEITALGRAYGYELIGRKLRAATAADRDRLGVKKAGKVVAITCRHSADKVPFAVEDRLIDLSSVPNAATADFSREPPGSWLLHHVPWTEAEHTISAIVADDRTAEALDIAVGAPCLVIDRYTWRSARTITAVRLLYPGDSHRLVARFKGG
- a CDS encoding ABC transporter permease — its product is MRPLDPVTSRQRVAFGLAFFVLFVALWSWATFGGHVSKTFLANPLTMVQEGFELLTKQGFVFDIGMTIWRVVGGFALAAIIAVPLGVLMGAYKPVEAFLEPFVSFARYLPASAFIPLLILWAGIGELQKLLVIFIGSVFQVILMVAVTVGATRRDLVEAAYTLGAKDRGIIRRVLLPSSAPEIAEILRLVLGWAWTYVIVAELIGSSSGIGHMITDSQALLNTGQIIFGIIVIGLIGLVSDFLFKAFNAWLFPWKLA
- a CDS encoding ABC transporter substrate-binding protein, encoding MRSSKVFATIIALTAATPVLADDVKVGVGISGWTGFAPLTLAKEAGIFKKNGLDVTIKKIPQKDRHLAIASGDIQCAATTVETWISWNANGVATKQIFQLDKSYGADGMAVRNDIAAIKDLKGKTVAASAPGTSPYFALAWMLKKNGLTTKDVTVVNLEPAAAAQAFVSGQNDAAMTYEPYLSTVRAAPDKGKIIATTLDYPIVMDTFGCTPKFLSENPKAAQALANSYFEALDMIAKDQAKAYEIMGADVKQTGEQFGNSAKYLRWQDKAANQKFFAGDFLTFNKDAAELLLEIGIIKAAPKVEDLYDASFIK
- a CDS encoding formimidoylglutamate deiminase, which gives rise to MSRLHFASALLPSGWANDVQVVVTAGAIAAVTPGVPPAAGDERHAIALPGLASLHSHAFQRGMAGLAELRGDSTDTFWTWRETMYRFALAMTPDDVVAVATLLYIEMLEQGFTRVGEFHYLHHNRDGSPYADIAEMAAQIAQAAEASGIALTLLPSFYAHGSFGGAAPHAGQRRFICTVDQFDALMAASRKTIAALPGANIGIAPHSLRAVTPDELTAIIPLAEGGPIHIHAAEQVKEVEDCLAWSARRPVEWLLEHAPVDQRWCLIHATHMTTEEVTAFAKTGAVAGLCPITEASLGDGIFAAREFLDAGGRFGVGTDSNVLIGAADELRQLEYGQRLKHRQRNVLSGGAGRSTGRSLFDDALAGGARALAQPTVGLASGARADIVTLDAAHPSLAGRTHDAVIDGWIFAASGAAVDCVWAGGNKVVEGGRHRLRQAARERFNTAMRRLVA